The Saccharopolyspora gloriosae genome has a segment encoding these proteins:
- the pepN gene encoding aminopeptidase N codes for MAPPNLTQDQAEQRAALLDVESYVIELDLSDGANGPDVRTFGSTTTVRFRSARTGASTWIDLMAAQVHGATLNGVELDVSGYTEDTGLALPELAADNELVVRADLRYTNTGEGLHRFIDPVDGGVYLYSQFETADAKRMFTCFDQPDLKATYQITVHAPESWKVISNAAAEITGSGEHRTHVFETTQPMSTYLVALVAGPYAEWRDEFPGEDGQAPIPLGLYCRASLAEHLDAERLFTETKQGFAFYHKAFGVPYPFGKYDQCFVPEFNAGAMENAGCVTFLEDFVFRSKVTGYLYERRAETVLHEMAHMWFGDLVTMRWWDDLWLNESFATWASVLAQVGGTEYTSAWTTFASVEKSWAYRQDQLPSTHPVAAVIPDLQAVEVNFDGITYAKGASVLKQLVAYVGLENFLAGLRVYFERHAWSNATLNDLLLALEEASGRDLSWWSAQWLQTTGLNMLRPRFSTDDEGRFTEFTVVQSGARPGAGEHRTHRLAIGVYDDDPATGRLVRTHRVELDVSDERTEVPDLVGVHRGKLVLVNDDDLTYCTMRLDPESLATLIDRIGDIEQSLPRALCWSTAWEMTREAELKARDFVSLVLGRSPESGIGAESEIGVVQRVLLQTQTALASYADQDWQPEGWNRFSTRILELAQAAEPGSDHQLAFVNSLASSVLGEEQLDVVRGWLDGSAPLPGLTVDTDLRWLLLQALVAHGAADEAEIDAELDEDRTATGRRKAERARSLIPTPESKERAWQRAVHDDELPNAVSDSIIAGFQHPGQRELLVSYVERYFAEIDEVWQRRSSERAQPTVIGLFPSWAVRQSTVDAADAWLAGERPAALRRLVSEGRAGIVRALAAREFDRS; via the coding sequence CGGTTCCGCAGCGCTCGAACGGGGGCGTCGACCTGGATCGATCTGATGGCCGCCCAAGTGCACGGGGCGACGCTCAACGGAGTCGAACTCGACGTGTCCGGCTACACCGAGGACACCGGGCTGGCGCTGCCGGAGCTCGCCGCCGACAACGAGCTCGTCGTGCGCGCCGACCTGCGCTACACCAACACCGGGGAGGGCCTGCACCGCTTCATCGACCCGGTCGACGGCGGCGTGTACCTCTACAGCCAGTTCGAGACGGCCGACGCGAAGCGGATGTTCACCTGCTTCGATCAGCCCGACCTGAAGGCGACCTACCAGATCACGGTGCACGCGCCCGAATCCTGGAAGGTCATCTCCAACGCCGCAGCCGAGATCACCGGTTCCGGCGAGCACCGCACGCACGTCTTCGAGACCACCCAGCCGATGTCGACCTACCTGGTCGCGCTGGTGGCCGGTCCCTACGCGGAGTGGCGCGACGAGTTCCCCGGCGAGGACGGCCAGGCCCCGATCCCGCTGGGGCTGTACTGCCGCGCCTCGCTCGCCGAGCACCTCGACGCGGAGCGGCTGTTCACCGAGACCAAGCAGGGTTTCGCCTTCTACCACAAGGCATTCGGCGTGCCTTACCCGTTCGGCAAGTACGACCAGTGCTTCGTGCCGGAGTTCAACGCCGGAGCCATGGAGAACGCGGGCTGCGTCACGTTCCTCGAGGACTTCGTGTTCCGCTCGAAGGTCACCGGCTACCTCTACGAGCGCCGCGCCGAGACCGTGCTGCACGAGATGGCGCACATGTGGTTCGGCGACCTGGTGACGATGCGCTGGTGGGACGACCTGTGGCTCAACGAGTCGTTCGCCACCTGGGCCAGCGTGCTCGCGCAGGTCGGCGGCACCGAGTACACCAGCGCGTGGACGACCTTCGCGAGCGTCGAGAAGTCCTGGGCGTACCGCCAGGACCAGCTGCCCTCCACGCACCCCGTCGCCGCCGTCATCCCCGACCTGCAGGCGGTCGAGGTCAACTTCGACGGCATCACGTACGCCAAGGGCGCCTCGGTGCTCAAGCAGCTCGTCGCCTACGTCGGGCTGGAGAACTTCCTCGCCGGGCTGCGCGTGTACTTCGAGCGGCACGCGTGGAGCAACGCCACCCTCAACGATCTGCTGCTGGCGCTGGAAGAGGCGTCCGGGCGCGACCTGTCCTGGTGGAGCGCGCAGTGGCTGCAGACCACGGGGCTGAACATGCTGCGCCCCCGGTTCAGCACCGACGACGAGGGCCGGTTCACCGAGTTCACCGTCGTGCAGAGCGGCGCCCGGCCCGGCGCCGGTGAGCACCGCACCCACCGGCTCGCGATCGGCGTGTACGACGACGATCCCGCCACCGGCCGGCTGGTCCGCACCCACCGCGTCGAACTCGACGTGAGCGATGAGCGCACCGAGGTCCCGGATCTCGTCGGCGTGCACCGCGGCAAGCTGGTGCTGGTCAACGACGACGACCTCACCTACTGCACGATGCGGCTCGACCCCGAGTCGCTGGCCACGCTGATCGACCGGATCGGCGACATCGAGCAGTCGCTGCCGCGGGCGCTGTGCTGGTCCACGGCGTGGGAGATGACCCGCGAGGCCGAGCTGAAGGCACGGGACTTCGTGAGCCTCGTGCTGGGGCGCTCGCCGGAGTCCGGCATCGGCGCGGAGAGCGAGATCGGCGTGGTGCAGCGCGTGCTGCTGCAGACGCAGACGGCGCTGGCCTCCTACGCGGATCAGGACTGGCAGCCGGAGGGCTGGAACCGGTTCTCCACCCGCATCCTGGAGCTCGCGCAGGCCGCGGAGCCGGGCTCGGACCACCAGCTGGCCTTCGTGAACTCGCTGGCGTCCTCGGTGCTCGGCGAGGAGCAGCTCGACGTGGTGCGCGGCTGGCTGGACGGGTCGGCGCCGCTGCCGGGGCTCACCGTCGACACCGACCTGCGCTGGTTGCTGCTGCAGGCCCTGGTCGCGCACGGCGCGGCGGACGAGGCGGAGATCGACGCGGAGCTGGACGAGGACCGGACGGCCACCGGCCGGCGCAAGGCCGAGCGGGCGCGGTCGCTCATCCCCACTCCGGAGTCCAAGGAACGCGCCTGGCAGCGCGCGGTGCACGACGACGAGCTGCCGAACGCCGTCAGCGACTCGATCATCGCCGGGTTCCAGCACCCCGGGCAGCGTGAGCTGCTGGTGTCCTACGTCGAGCGCTACTTCGCCGAGATCGACGAGGTGTGGCAGCGGCGTTCCAGCGAGCGCGCGCAGCCGACGGTGATCGGGCTGTTCCCGTCGTGGGCGGTGCGGCAGAGCACCGTCGACGCCGCGGACGCCTGGCTGGCCGGGGAACGTCCGGCCGCGCTGCGCCGGCTGGTCTCGGAAGGCCGGGCGGGCATCGTGCGAGCTCTCGCAGCCCGCGAGTTCGACCGCTCCTGA